In the Choloepus didactylus isolate mChoDid1 chromosome 5, mChoDid1.pri, whole genome shotgun sequence genome, one interval contains:
- the PRTFDC1 gene encoding phosphoribosyltransferase domain-containing protein 1 isoform X2, with the protein MIFQHFLESYSKDPRDTARMAKIQVGETETCQQEAQAGVGFTGIRLALAQGLQFANPSSGNQQRQHHLGCFHKSRIPGPINDLLNKAFILTRPAGPVGPGSPSILWTWCSNHTGQAPSCKDGASCWRSRNTFCSALPGSACSSLHEGGLPRLLLTTPCSSPLHAPHPGIISTSSTLFPLETLPQFVVFTLGLSFYSPKPPTHTPECKLQEGRDHTRLAHLLDGNQKDASGAVQEREDAEEGEENHQTPFSSELDEKGAGEGAFSP; encoded by the exons ATGATCTTTCAGCACTTTCTGGAAAG TTACTCCAAAGACCCCCGCGACACAGCAAGGATGGCGAAGATTCAGGTAGGAGAGACAGAAACCTGCCAGCAGGAAGCTCAAGCAGGAGTCGGCTTTACAG GCATCAGGCTGGCCTTGGCACAGGGGCTGCAGTTTGCCAACCCTTCATCTGGAAACCAGCAACGTCAGCACCACCTGGGATGTTTTCATAAAAGCAGAATCCCGGGTCCCATCAATGATCTGCTGAATAAAGCCTTCATTTTAACAAG GCCTGCGGGACCTGTGGGACCTGGCTCTCCCTCCATCCTCTGGACATGGTGCTCTAACCACACCGGCCAAGCTCCTTCCTGCAAAGATGGTGCAAGCTGTTGGCGCTCCCGGAACACATTTTGCTCTGCCCTCCCGGGCTCAGCCTGCTCGTCCCTCCATGAGGGAGGTCTCCCCCGACTCCTTCTAACGACCCCGTGCTCTTCCCCTCTGCATGCCCCCCATCCCGGCATCATCTCTACCTCCAGCACCCTGTTTCCTCTGGAGACCTTGCCACAATTTGTAGTGTTTACTTTGGGCCTTAGTTTTTATTCCCCTaaacccccaacacacacaccagaatgtaagctccaggagggcagggatcaCACCCGTCTTGCTCACCTCTTAGATGGAAATCAGAAAGATGCTTCCGGTGCAGTGCAGGAAAGGGAGGAcgcagaagagggagaagaaaaccaTCAGACGCCATTTAGTTCAGAGTTGGACGAGAAAGGGGCTGGTGAGGGAGCATTTTCTCCATAG